Part of the Ruania alba genome is shown below.
CACCGATCATCCTCGCCATGTTCTTCCGCACCGCCATCGACCAGCGGGTGGAGCAGTACCTGCGTGATGACGCCGGCCGATGGGAGGCCGCCCAGGAACGCATCACCGAGCTGCTGGACGGACGCGCTCAGCCCGCCTATCGGGCGGAGCTGCCGGAGGGGCACGACGGGCTCGGTCTCGCGCTCCTGGGCGTCGATGGTGCCGACCTGGTGGACCCCGACACCTACGCGCGGCTCCGGGACGACGCGCTGGCTGCCGTGCGCGGGACGGTGCAGGCGGACATCCTCAAGGAGGACCAGGCACAGAACACCTGCATCTTCGGTATCGATTTCGCGATGCGGATGATGGGTGACGTGCAGCAGTTCGTCACCGACGCCGGGGTGCGCAACTTCTACACCGTGTCCGTCTCTGGCTATCACATCGCCGAGGCCGGGGCGAACCCCATCACCCAGCTCGCCTTCACCCTGGCGAACGGGTTCACGCTCGTGGAGTACTACCTCTCCCGTGGCATGACGATCGACGACGTGGCCCCGCACCTGTCGTTCTTCTTCTCCAACGGGATGGACCCCGAGTACGCGGTGATCGGTCGGGTTGCCCGCCGGATCTGGGCGCGCGCCATGCGGGATTGCTACGGTGCCTCGCCGCGTTCGCAGATGCTCAAGTACCACATCCAGACCTCGGGCAGGTCGTTGCACGCCCAGGAGGTCGAGTTCAACGACATCCGCACCACCCTGCAGGCGCTCTACGCCGTGCTCGACTCCTGCAACAGCCTGCACACGAACGCCTACGACGAGGCCGTCACCACCCCCACGGAGGAGAGCGTGCGCCGGGCGGTGGCGATCCAGCTGATCCTCGAGGCCGAGTTCGGGCTGAACCAGTGCGAGAACTCGTGGCAGGGCAGCTTCGTGATCAGTGAGCTCACCGACCTCGTGGAGGAAGCCGTGTACGCCGAGTTCGATGCGATCAGCGAGCGAGGCGGAGTGCTGGCGGCGATGGAGACCTCCTACCAGCGGGGTCGGATCCAGGACGAGTCGATGCGTTACGAGCACCGCAAGCACGACGGCTCGTTGCCGCTGGTCGGTGTGAACACCTTCCTGCCACCGGAGCAGGATCGAGCGCGGACGGAGTCCGGGGAGCTGGTGCGCTCGACGCCGGCGGAGAAGGACGCGCAGGTAGATTCCGTGGCGCAGTGGCGGCAGGCCAGGAACCGAGCGGACCCGGAGGCGCTCACCCGGTTGCAGCACGTGGCCCACACGGGCGGGAACGTGTTCGCTGAGCTGATGACGACGGTCGGGACGCACAGCCTCGGACAGATCACCCATGCCCTCTACGAGGTCGGCGGGGAGTACCGGCGCGCGATGTGAACCACCCTGTGGTCCTTCTCACGACACCCCGATCCTGTTAACGTTCACAGACAAGTATCTGCCGATCTCCATGGAGTCACCCGTGAGTTCACCGGTCCGCGCCATCATTAACGTCGACGTCGAGGGGCCGGTGATCAACCGCCACGTCTACGGGCACTTCGCCGAGCACCTCGGCCGCTGCATCTACGGCGGTTTCTACGTGGGTCCAGACAGCGACATCCCGAACGAGGGCGGTATCCGGCTGGACGTCGTGGATGCGCTGCGCGCGCTGAAGATCCCGAACCTGCGCTGGCCCGGCGGATGCTTCGCCGACGAGTACCACTGGATGGACGGCATCGGTCCGAAGGAGGACCGCCCGGCCATGGTGAACACCCACTGGGGCAACGTGGAGGAGAACAACCACTTCGGCACCCACGAGTTCATGGCACTGTGCGAGATGCTCGGCGCCGAGGCCTACGTCAACGGCAACGTCGGCTCGGGCACCGTGCGCGAGATGGCGGACTGGGTCGAGTACCTCACCCGGGACGGGGACTCGCCGATGGTACGGCTGCGTAAGCAGAACGGGCGTGACAAGCCCTGGACGGTGAAGTTCTGGGGGATCGGCAATGAGGCCTGGGGGTGCGGCGGCAACATGTCCGCGCAGCACTACGCCGAGGAAGCGCGCCGCTACGCCACGTACTGCCGCGACCACGGGGACAACACGTTGTACCGGATCGCCGCCGGCGCGAACTCCGGCGACTACGTGTGGACCGAGACGCTGATGAAGGCACTGAACGAACTCGGCGGCTGCGGACGAGACCCGCGCGGGATCTACCAGGCCATCTCCGTGCACTACTACACGATCCCCGGCACCTGGGCCGACAAGGGCAACGCCACCGAGTTCGATGAGGACGACTACTACACGACCATGGTGCGGGCCGCGCACACCGACGAATTGCTGCGTCGGCACTCGACAGTGATGGACAACTACGACCCGGGCAAGAAGGTGGGTCTGGTGCTCGACGAGTGGGGCACCTGGTGGAACGTCGAGCCCGGCACCAATCCCGGCTTCCTGTACCAGCAGAACACCATGCGGGACGCGCTGGTCGCGAGCCTGCACTTCGACATCTTCCACCGGCACGCGGACCGGCTGGTGATGGCGAACATCGCGCAGACCGTGAACGTGCTGCAGGCGATGATCCTCACCGACCCGGACACCGGAGCGCTGGTGCTCACCCCCACGTACCACGTGTTCGAGATGAACGCCGGGCACCAGGACGCTGCCTCGCTACGGGTGGACACGCTCGGCGACCTCCCCGCGCGCGAGGTGGGTGGTGACCAGCTCGAGACGGTCTCGGTGTCGGCCAGCAGGAAGGACGGGCAGGTGCTGATCTCCCTGTCCAACCTCGACGCGGCCGACGCCACCGAGGTGGACGTGGACCTGCGCGGCAGTAGCGTTGGTACGGTCCGGGCGCGGATCCTGACGGCGGAGACGTTGGCTGCGCACAACACCTCCGACTCCCCGGAGAACGTCACCCCGTGCGACTACTCCGACGTGCAGGTGACGGAGACCGGCGTGCGGGTTCCGATGCCGGCGCACTCCTTCGTGACAGTGAGCGTGGGGGTGGACTGACCGTCGGGGGAGGCCTCCCCATCGAAGGAGGCAGCGGTGGGCGGTACGTGACTCTACGATGAGGCGAGTATGGGCCACGACCAGGGGAGATGAGATGGGACACCGCTTCAATCCGCCGCCGGGATGGCCGGCGCCGCCCGAGGGGTGGGAACCGCCACAGGGGTGGACTCCCGACCCCTCATGGCCGCCGGCCCCACCGGACTGGCAGTTCTGGGTCCCGGACGGTTCAGCAGCGGGCGCACCCGCTCCGGAGCCTGCGCCGGACACCGCTGAGCCGGAACTCACTGAGCCGGACACTGCGATGCCGGATGACGCGCCCGCGGCGACGCCACCAGGTGTTCCCGGAGAGCCCGCCACGGGGCAGGCCCAGGTGCCGCCGGAGCAGGCACCCGTGCAGCCCGATCAGCCGACCGAACAGTTCAGTGACCCTGGCGTGGCGCCGACGCAGGCGTTCCCGGCCGCCCCTCCCGCCCCGGAAGGCCCGCCACCGGAGGGGCAGGCACCGGCCGAACAGATGCCTCCCCAACAGGGACCTCCCCAGCAGGCGCCGTTCGGTGCCTCCTCTGTGCCGGCAGGCTGGGCTGGGTCGGGTCACCCTCCGGCGCCTGGTAGCCCGTACCAGCCCCAGCCGGGACCGAGCAGCCCGCCGCAGCAGGATGGAGCTGCCGGCCCCGGCGTTCCGCCGGGTCCAGGAACTCCTGGTGGTCCTTTCCAGGGGCCCGGCGCGCCGTCGCAGCCCGGGCCGAGCTACGCTGCCGCCCCGCCACCGGGGAGCAGTGGGCCATGGGGCGCCGCTGCCGCGCCCGGCGCACCGGGCGGCCCCGGGACTCCAGGCGGCCCTGGCGGCCCAGGCGGCCCAGGCGGCGGGAAGCCGAAGCGCACCGGTCTGTACATCGGCCTCGCGATCGGCGTCGTGGCGATCATCCTCCTCATCGTGCTGGCCGTGAAGATGATCACCGGCGGTGGGGACGACGAGGCGGGTCCGGCGGATCCGAGCCCCACCAGCGTTGAGCCCACCGACGAGCCCACCACCGACGAAGCGTCGGAGGAGCCCACCGAGGACGCCACGGAGGAGGCCACCGACGACACCGGTGGTTCGACGACGAGCGGAGACTATGAGTTCCTCGCCGTCGGGGACCCCGCTGTGGTCGCCGACACGGGCGGTGAGCCGATCGTCGAGGTGCGGATGCTCCAGGTCGATCGCAACTGGGAACCGTCCGGCTCCGCGTTGTGCAGTGAGCCCGACGGCGACTATGTGGCGATGGAGTTCGAGTTCACCACGTTGCCTGCGCTGGCCGACTACTCGGAGGGCACGTACTCCTTCGCCGGATTCGAGCTCGGCATGATGGACACGGACGGTAACAAGATCGCCGATGTCTCCGGGATCGCCGGCATCCTCTGTCTCGACTCGGACGAGCGAACCCCGACCGAGATGGTGCCTGGTGAGGTGTACACCGGGTGGGCGCTCGTCGACGTGCCACGGGAGCCGGGCGGTGTGCTGTGGGAGCCGTGGCTCGACTTCAGCGGCACCCAGCCGACCTATGCCTGGGATCTGGCCGACTACTGATCGACACCGCTGACGGCGGCTGCAGGGCCGCCGTCAGCGGTGTGCGCCAGCGGTCCGGCCGCTGAGCACCACCATGGAGCCGAAGGGAACCGAGACTGATGGGATTCCGGTACAACTCGCCGCCGGGATGGCCGGCCCCGCCGGAGGGGTGGGAGCCACCGCAGGGGTGGACTCCCGATCCTTCCTGGCCCCCCGCGCCGCCAGGGTGGCAGTTCTGGGTGCCGGACGAGTCCGGCGCCTCCGGCTCCAGTGGCACCGAAAGCGTGGGCGGCGCGCCCTCCGAATCTGCCAGGAGCAGGCCGCCGTCCCTGTACGAGTACGCTCCGAGCGGCACTCTCGACAGCCCGGCCCAGTCCCCGTACGTCGCAGTCCCTGCCTCGAGTGCCACCGGCGCCGGACCTGCCGAGGCTGCGCCGCCGCCCCAGCCGCCGCGACGCACGGGACTGATCATCGGCGTCGGTGCCGTGTCCCTGGTGGCCGTGGTGCTGGTGGTGCTGCTCGCGGTCAACCTGATCACCGGGGGCGGGGACCCGGGGCCGACGGCGACACCGACGCCCACCACGACCGAGCCGACGGACGACCCGAGCCCCGAGCCGACGGACGACCCGAGCCCGGAGCCCACCGACACCCCTGACCCAGAGCCGACCGACACTCCCGACTCCGACGGCCCGGTGCCAACCGACGGCTACACCGTCCTCACCGGCGACGAACCCGCCATCGTCAACGACTACGACGGCGAACCACAGGTGGAGGTGCGCTTGCTCGCAGTGGAACGACAGTGGGAGTCGGACCGGGACTACGTGTGCCAGGACGCGACCGGGGAGCAGATCGCCGTCCAGCTCGAGTTCACCGTGATCTCGGACGCACGGCCCTACTACACCTTCTACGGTTCCGAGCTCGGGTTGGTGGATACCGCGGGTCACAAGATCGCTGATGTGCGTGGCGACTCCTTCTGTTTCGACGAAGAGGACCGGGCACCTGGCGACCTGCGACCGGACGAGGTCGTGACCGGTTGGGCCGTGCTCGAGGCGCCACGCGAACCGGGCGCGATCCTGTGGGAGGACCGGTACACCTATCCCGAACCGCCGCCGTATGTGTGGCTGCTCGCGGACTACTGACACCGGTCGGGCGTGGCGCCATGAAAGGATCGTGTCATGGCGTTCCGTGACATTCGCGTGGTCGGAGACCCCGTCCTGCGCACTCCGTGCGATGAGATCACCGTGATCGACGATCGGGTCCGTCGCCTGGTGACAGACCTGCTCGAGACCGTTGACCACGACGGCCGAGCCGGCCTGGCAGCGAATCAGATCGGGGTGAGTCTGCGCGCCTTCTCCTGGAACATCGAGGGAGACATCGGCTATGTGCTGAACCCGCGCGTGGTGGCCACCTCGGACGAGATCCAGGAGGGTGACGAGGGGTGCCTGTCGGTTCCTGGCCTCTGGTACCCGACGGCGCGAGCCCAGTACGCGAAGGTGGAAGGGACGGACCTGGACGGCGCCCCGGTCACTGTGGCAGGTGAAGGGCTGATGGCCCGCTGCCTCCAGCACGAGTGCGACCACCTGGACGGCCGGCTGTACATCTCCCGGCTCGCCGGGGACGTCCGCCGTGAGGCGATGAGGGCCGTGCGCGAGCAGTTCTGACGGGTTCGTGGCGCGGAAGGATGCACGAATGCCCTCCGATGAGGCATGATGGTGTCCGGAAGCCGTGAGCTGTTCGGCGACTGTGGATGGACCGAGATCGTTGGGGAAGACGCATCTCGACCAGAAACAGGAGGGAACGGCATGTCAGGTGTGATCACCCGCGGCGTTGTTTTCGTGCACTCTGCGCCCCGTGCGCTCTGCCCGCATGTCGAGTGGGCGGCGGGGTCCGTGCTGGACGCGCGCGCGTCGTTCGACTGGACCGCGCAGCCTGCCGCACCAGGGATGTTCCGGGCGGAACTGTCCTGGACCGGGCCGGCCGGGTCCGGCGCGCGCCTGGCGTCCGCGCTGCGCGGCTGGAACCACTTGCGCTACGAGGTCACCGAGGAGGCCAGTCGCGGCGCCGATGGTGGCCGGTGGAGCCACACCCCGGACCTGGGGATCTTCCATGCCCAGGTCGACGTGCACGGCAACATCGTCGTCCCCGAGGATCGGGTCCGGGCCGCGATGGAACATGCCGGCGAGCCGGCGCGGATGACCCGTGAGCTCGAGCTCGCCCTGGGGCAGGCCTGGGACGACGAACTGGAGCCGTTCCGGTACGCCGGGGCAGGCGTGCCGGTCCGCTGGCTGCACCGGGTGGGCTGAGGCCCCCCTAGCCCACACGACGGCGGCCGGTCACCTGGACAAGGTGACCGGCCGCCGTCGTGCGTGGTTGCTCAGGCGCTGGTGACGACCAGGGCGACGTTGTGCCCACCGAACCCGAACGCGTTGTTCACTGCGGCGATCTGCCCGGACGGGAGATCGCGCGGGGTGTCGCGGACCAGATCGATCGGTAGGCCGGGCTCCGGTTCGCTGACGTTGATCGTGGGCGGGGCCTGGTGGTCCCGCACGGCGAGGATCGTCAGCAGCGACTCCAGGGCGCCGGCGCCACCGAGCAGGTGACCGGTCATGGACTTGGTGGCCGAGACGGCGATGTGGTCGGCATCGTCACCGAGGGTGCTCCGGATTGCAGCGGCCTCGACGCCGTCGCCGGCGGGGGTGGAGGTCGCGTGGGCGTTCACGTGCACCAGATCGGCGGCGTTGATCCCGGCGTTCTCCAGGGCGAGCTGCAGCGCACGGGACTGACCGGCACCGGAGGGGTCGGGAGGAGCGACGTCGTAGGCGTCCGACGTCATCCCGACGCCGGCGATCCGGGCGTAGATGGTGGCGCCGCGGGCGATGGCATGGTCCTCCCGCTCCAGCACCACGACCGCGGCTCCCTCACCGAGCACGAAACCGTCGCGGTTGACGTCGTAGGGCCGGGATGCACCCGCTGGATCGTCGTTGCGGGTGGACAGGGCCTGCATCTTGGCGAACGAGGCGATCGGCAACGGGTGCGTGGCCGCCTCGGTGCCGCCGGCCACCACCATGTCGGCACGTCCGGTGCGGATCATCTCCAGCGCGTAGCCGATCGCCTCGGCACCGGAGGCACAAGCCGATACGGGAGTGTGAGAGCCCGCCTTGGCGCCGACCTCGATCGAGACGTAGGCAGCGGGGGAGTTCGGCATGAGCATCGGGACAGTCAAGGGGAGTACCCGTCGGGCGCCCTTCTCCTTGATGGTGTCCCAGGCGTTCACGAGGGTGGTGACGCCACCGATACCGGAGGCGATCACGGTGCCGAGACGTTCACCGGGCAGGTCGGGGCTGCCGGCGTCGGACCAGGCCTCGCGTGCGGCGATCATCGCGAACTGGGCGCTGGGGTCCATCCGGCGCATCTCGGGCCGGGGCAGGACATCTTCCGGCGGCACCGCGAGCTGGCCCGCGAAGGTCACCGGCAGCTCGTACCTGGCCACCCAGTCCTGCTCGAGGGTGCGTACACCGGACCGGCCCGCGAGGGCGCCGGCCCACGTGCTCTCGACATCGCCACCGAGCGGGTTGGTGGTCCCG
Proteins encoded:
- the def gene encoding peptide deformylase, whose translation is MAFRDIRVVGDPVLRTPCDEITVIDDRVRRLVTDLLETVDHDGRAGLAANQIGVSLRAFSWNIEGDIGYVLNPRVVATSDEIQEGDEGCLSVPGLWYPTARAQYAKVEGTDLDGAPVTVAGEGLMARCLQHECDHLDGRLYISRLAGDVRREAMRAVREQF
- a CDS encoding alpha-N-arabinofuranosidase, which produces MESPVSSPVRAIINVDVEGPVINRHVYGHFAEHLGRCIYGGFYVGPDSDIPNEGGIRLDVVDALRALKIPNLRWPGGCFADEYHWMDGIGPKEDRPAMVNTHWGNVEENNHFGTHEFMALCEMLGAEAYVNGNVGSGTVREMADWVEYLTRDGDSPMVRLRKQNGRDKPWTVKFWGIGNEAWGCGGNMSAQHYAEEARRYATYCRDHGDNTLYRIAAGANSGDYVWTETLMKALNELGGCGRDPRGIYQAISVHYYTIPGTWADKGNATEFDEDDYYTTMVRAAHTDELLRRHSTVMDNYDPGKKVGLVLDEWGTWWNVEPGTNPGFLYQQNTMRDALVASLHFDIFHRHADRLVMANIAQTVNVLQAMILTDPDTGALVLTPTYHVFEMNAGHQDAASLRVDTLGDLPAREVGGDQLETVSVSASRKDGQVLISLSNLDAADATEVDVDLRGSSVGTVRARILTAETLAAHNTSDSPENVTPCDYSDVQVTETGVRVPMPAHSFVTVSVGVD
- a CDS encoding beta-ketoacyl-[acyl-carrier-protein] synthase family protein, whose amino-acid sequence is MTDQPNVVVTGLGTTNPLGGDVESTWAGALAGRSGVRTLEQDWVARYELPVTFAGQLAVPPEDVLPRPEMRRMDPSAQFAMIAAREAWSDAGSPDLPGERLGTVIASGIGGVTTLVNAWDTIKEKGARRVLPLTVPMLMPNSPAAYVSIEVGAKAGSHTPVSACASGAEAIGYALEMIRTGRADMVVAGGTEAATHPLPIASFAKMQALSTRNDDPAGASRPYDVNRDGFVLGEGAAVVVLEREDHAIARGATIYARIAGVGMTSDAYDVAPPDPSGAGQSRALQLALENAGINAADLVHVNAHATSTPAGDGVEAAAIRSTLGDDADHIAVSATKSMTGHLLGGAGALESLLTILAVRDHQAPPTINVSEPEPGLPIDLVRDTPRDLPSGQIAAVNNAFGFGGHNVALVVTSA
- a CDS encoding DUF3145 domain-containing protein, giving the protein MSGVITRGVVFVHSAPRALCPHVEWAAGSVLDARASFDWTAQPAAPGMFRAELSWTGPAGSGARLASALRGWNHLRYEVTEEASRGADGGRWSHTPDLGIFHAQVDVHGNIVVPEDRVRAAMEHAGEPARMTRELELALGQAWDDELEPFRYAGAGVPVRWLHRVG